From a single Brassica napus cultivar Da-Ae chromosome C9, Da-Ae, whole genome shotgun sequence genomic region:
- the LOC125593448 gene encoding uncharacterized protein LOC125593448, with translation MSCVVDLDYVFIFFLYLSAEIHPDLMVPPSAPYSQYTVDDLLRQPGREDLSVIDSDRPDGTLWFGVDICLASDVTDTIKILNFQVWGYFSMPYPNWRKTPIYVRKTWFKIYAQKYYWSMEVTERVKKQFYAEAKVRLLDMVSNWKCDWIVKGYECGKPAELTTDVWDGLICYWRDLESIRIAQSCSASRNTVDEHGHGPMLHSTGQKPHAGVRLEIAKETGQLPSLMQLYERTHKNKAGQFLVGKFEQIFNDLVAQVDDRQTQLTQQSTDGLPVTLSTNEVDKIYEEVVPKKKGRTLGIGSVNDVPRAKSSYAQTREDEVTALHRESEQLRRESEQLCRESARMRNVMESMRSAFTARMGGLEGFLDVVAATNPEWESLLRNLR, from the exons ATGTCTTGTGTTGTTGACTTggattatgttttcattttctttttgtatttatcTGCCgagattcatcctgatttgatggtgcctccgagtgctccttactcgcagtacactgtcgaTGACCTTCTCCGTCAGCCAGGCAGAGAAGATTTATCAGTCATAGACTCCGatcgaccggacggaactttgtg gtttggggttgacatTTGTCTTGCATcagacgtaaccgacacgatcaaaattcttaattttcaggtttggggttacttctccatgccataTCCGAACTGGAGAAAGACGCCgatctacgtcagaaagacgtggttcaaaatttacgct caaaaataTTATTGGTCCATGGAGGTCACTGAGAGGGTGAAGAAACAGTTTTACGCGGAGGcaaaagttcgcttgttggacatggtctccaactggaagtgtgactggatcgtgaagggataTGAGTGTGgtaaacccgctgagctcaccacggatgtgtgggatggcctcatctgTTATTGGCGGGATCTTGAGTCCATcagaatcgcccagtcttgctctgcctcccgtaacacggtagaTGAGCATGGTCAtgggccgatgcttcactctacgggccaaaaaccccacgccggtgtccgtttggaaata gccaaagagacgggacaactcccgtctcttatgcaactttacgagaggacccacaagaataAGGCGGGCCAATTTCTAGTTGGCAAGTTCGAGCAAATCTTCAACGACTTGGTTGCTCAGGTTGacgaccgccagacccagctgacccagcagtccaccgacggattacccgtcaccttatccacaaatgaagtggataagatttacgaggag gtggtccctaagaaaaagggacgtacgttggggattggttccgtcaacgatgttccgagagcgaaaTCGTCTTATGCTCAGACACGGGAAGATGAAGTCACTGCGCTGCATAGAGAGTCCGagcagctgcgtagagagtccgagCAGCTGTGTAGAGAGTCCGCTCGGATGCGTAATGTGATGGAATCGATGCGAtctgcgttcacagctcgtatgggtggactcgagggcttcttggacgttgtagcggccacaaatccggaatgggagtccttgTTGAGGAACTTACGATGA